gccctctcgcctctgagtcaaaagatcgcgggttcaagtctcactgcagAGACACCTTCGCACAATGTTCTCGACTGATACTTCAGGGCACTACTGAAGGAGAGCCGCATCGTTGAAAGTTCTATCTTTTGATGAGATGCTtattctctctcaggtggaagtaaacgaTTCCATGGcagttggacttaaatgttggggctatgattaagaaatttgcagatgacgctataataggctgagtggttgataagtaAGATGAAATttgaggactgcaggaagatatcaatgtactggtcagctgggcagaacagtggcaaatggaattcaatccagataagtgtgagataatgcattgggGGAAGTCCAACACTTCAAGGAagtacatattaaatggtacgtcactgaaaggtgtagaggcacaaaggaaccttggagcgcaggtccacagatacctgaaagtagcaggtcaggcagataaggtggtaaagaatgcatttgaaatacttgcctttacaagttgaggcatggaatacaagagcaaggggatcatgcttgaactgtataaaacactggttaggccgcggctggagtactgtgtgtatttctggtcgccatattacaggaaagatgtgattgcactggacagggtgcagaggagatttacaagaaggttgtctggactggagaattttggctatcagaaaagattggagatgctgggtctgttttctttggaacagaggagtctaagggaagatcttattgaggtgtataaagttatgaggtgcctggatagagtggctaggaaggacctgtttcccttggcagaggtttcaagaaccagggagcatagatttaaagtaattgggggagcttaagaggagatatgaggggaaatgttttcacccagagagtggtgggggtctggaactcactgcctgaaatgataatggaggtagaaaccctcaccctaTTTAACAgatacttggatgagcacttaaagtgctgcaacctacagagctatggagcaagagctggaaggtggaattaggctggttagctcttggtcggccacgcagacacgatgggccgaaatgtcctccttccatgctgtaaatttctgagtcTATGATTctgttacagctctatagtttttgtacTTCGCAGCAATATACCCACGTTAATTTCTTCtccctccctctgactgtttgagtgtctatagtacactcccagtagtgtgattgtcccttatttgttcttcaattcaacccatctgacctcgtttgatgacccctctaacgtatcatcccttctctcagctgtaattgtttctttaattaatattgcgaacctcctccccccactcctttTTTACTCCActttctatcccatctgaaaaccaagaaaccaggaatgttgaactgccacacctgcccttctttcagccatatcgTAATAgcgataatatcgtactcccaagtgtctatctgtgctctccgaTGATCTGCTTTATCCTCTATAATCCTTACATTgaggtatataccatttagtattgccaaattcCCTTATGTTCTATTTTCCAGCCCGTTTCCTCTTTCTTTCAAATTCATTTTCTACCTTtcggctgcccaattccagctttgcttctctccccattgAATCTATTCTccacttcccatccccctgcaaagctagtTTAATCCATCCTCAACTGTATGAGCaaacgaggatactggtcccgactctgttgaggtgcaatccaccTGACTTGTAGGGGTCCCACTTCCcctagaaacggtcccaatgcctcaggaatctaaagctctccaGCATCAGTGATGTCTCCAAGCTTGCAAAGCAGCGAAGGATATTGAAGAAGTTTCACAGGCAGCAAAGCAGGAAATAAAAATCAGCTTTTATCATTGACTTTTTACAGAGAGTCAAATAAATTGCGAAACAACATGGTTAAGGTAGAAGGTGAAATGTCAttaaaaaaataatattttaaaaatctAATAAATTTTATCATATTGGAGAAATTTGAAATTCCACAAATGTAAAATTAGTTTTCAAGACCAGAATGATTGTTCAGTATTAGTTATTATGCAGAACACCATTAAAAACCCATTTACACCTCATTGAACAAGACTTAACTTCTTACGGGTTTTTTTAAACAGCAATATTTGAGCAGAAAAGGGGATGTTTTTGTCAATTCAATTGATTTCACTGATTGTCAACAGtggggagttccacagcacagTCTATGGCGGAGCAGGGAATGACGGACCACAACTCAATGAATTTGGCGTTTATCTGCACATGCAATAAACCCTGCCTTTATTATccatttcagaggggtaatgacggccaAGACTGACAGTCTCACCATCGTTAGAAGTGCAAAAATCTTGGCCAAAGATTCAAATGAACCGGACAGTGGATTCTATAGAATATCGAACAGAAATACATGATAATGTTACGAAATATTAGGGCTTCTCATCGAATTATTCTGACCATCATTGCAAGGGGATATTCCATTCCGttcctcaactcctctctgaatttcctctgggtcaCTGCATAAACAACAGTGTTTGTGCaacaactcaggagctggagcatgaagCCAATTTCTGTTACAAATGTGGGCAGAGAAACAGGGTATCCCAAGTAATCCAATCGTCTCAATACAGAACAGACCATGAACACcacccataacaggatgaaattccccgaaataacaaacagtacaatcatcgatttccttcggttctccatctctgggtcactggggctcTCGCCACTGCTCCGGCCTCGGAGTCTACTGCGAGCTCTGCTGGACACTAAAATATGTCTGACCGTTAAAGCATTGAACAGTAGAATCAAAAGAAATGGAATAAATGGCGTTAAAACATAATGCATTAATTCAACGACTGTCCAGACCAGTGAGCGAGATACACTGAATGACACGCGGCAAAACCAGGGATTGTTCGAAAGCCAATATTGACTTGTATACAggaaataccagaaaatgttcttcaAAATGCTCAGCACACTCACTGTTCCTAGAACCACTGCCGCTGTTTGCTCCTTGCAATATTTaaatttcagcttctggcaacaaatggccacaaatcgatcaaaggtgaaagtgacggtgaaccagacagaacaatctgtagCGGCATGAAGTAGGACAGCGTGAATGTTACATACTCTAAAGTTCCACACAAATGTGAATAGTTCCCGATAAACTATAggaatctgcctcagtatcagatcgatgatcacgaccaatagatccgctgctgccatggccaccaggtagcgagtgacacatttggagagaccgcactttccccgagacaggatcacaatcgtcaccatgTTAACTGCGAGCAGGAGGAAAATATGGAAATGATTGACTCAACACCAGGCACTTACGGTACTTTAATTTGTTTCAAGCAAGGTCATGGAGAAGGTCTACAGGGTGGTCTGGACAGAATGGTCTTAAACAGAGTTCTTATAAACAGAGTGTTAAAGTTCGCAATTTAGAGACAATGGGACTTTCGTGCAGAGGGGAAATTGATGCTTTTTGCCTCCAGTTCTTGTAGTGATTTCTATTGCAGCTAAATATATAATTAATCCACCTATAACTTTAGCTAGATCTAGTAATTGGCTAAAACTATACTATACGTTAAGTTTGTCAATGACATACATTTTAATTACTTTCATAAATCAAACAAGGATATATATGGTTGGCAGTGCAAGTAGTGTACCAGAAGTGCAGGATGTGAGAGTTTGTGCAGAGCATCGTGATCCCGAAAGACTATGCCTGCAGTAAGTGTCCGCATCTGGAGCAATTTTAGGTCAGAGTTGTTGAACTGGAGTCCGAGGGGCAGACATTGTGAGTCATCAGCGAGCGGGAGATTTATTTGGCCGCTTTGATGCAGGAGGTAGTGACAACCCTCACGTCAGGGAGTAATACAAGTGTGGTTAGTGGCCAGGGACAAGAGGGTGTTACTGCGATTAAAGTGCAGTCTTGGAGGAGCCATGGCATTTGCACTTATCCAACATGTATGAGGTTTTTCTGCTAGTGTTGATGAAGGCAATGTCTGTGTGGTttatgagcaaactgaccatggcaccatgctgCAGGAAGCCATTGAAGAGGGGGGAGTGAAAATGAATGTGTTAGGGGTCAGTatagtcagggggttagatactgttcCTTGCAGCTGTGACCATGAagtccgaaggctgtgttgcctgcccaatgCCAGGGTTGAAGATATCTCCTTATGAAAGGAGTAGAATTTGAATTCGAAGAGTTCGTCAATTTGTCATTGTCCACGGAGCTATAACTAGGAATTATGTCCTGCTGAtagtttatggagctaggagccaaattataATGCAGAAAGTCCAAAGTAACAGTCTCTGGATTTTGAAAAGTGGCggcggtttctgcttctaccaaacTTGTAGGTAGCCTGCTCCAGACCCCCACAagcctctgggtgaaaaggttcccctgaactcccctctaatccttcaaccaatgactttaaatctatgccaccttatTATTGACCTCGCTGCAAAGAGAAACAGATCATTTCTACCCTCATGATCATCCTAGGTAGTCCCTCGGAGgcaaggaatacttgcttccactctaacaatgagtccttagggggctgaacagtccaatatgagaaccacagtccctgtcacaggtaggacaggtagtcactgaaggaaagggtgggtgggacgggcTTGCagaacgctccttccgctacctgcgcttgatatctgcatgctcttggcgatgagactcgaggtgctcagcgccctcccagatgcacttagggcggtctttggccagggactcccaggtatcagtgtccATGCTATCTCGGCCTCTCATAATGTTATGCACCCAAATTAAGTCTCCCTTCAACCTCCTCTGTTACAAACAGAACAACCAGCGTATCTAATTTTTATTCACAGCCAACATTCTCCGGTGCTAGCTACATCCTCGTAAAGCTCCTCTGTCGCTTTCcagtacatctttcctgtaatgtggggcTACacatgtacgcagtactctcgctgCAGcttaactagtgtttcatacattttgagcataacctccctgctcttatattctcttcatcagctaaaacaggaaagtatcccatatgacttcttaactaccatatcgacctgtcctgctaccttcaggaatttgcaaacatgcactccaagatccctctgttccttactggagaaatatcaccatcgatgcctcctcaagatcctgcaaatgccctggaaggatagatgcaccaacatcagtattctcaatcaggccaacatccccagcatcaaagcaatgtccacacttgaccagctctattgggtgggccacattgtccgcaggcccgacacacgactcccaaatcaaacgctctgctcggaactcatatatggcaagtgagccccaggtgggcagagtaagcgtttcaaggacaccctcaaggcttcattgataaagtgaaacatccccaccaacacctgcaactccctggccaaagactgcctgaagtggaggaagagcatccgggaaggcgctgagcaacttgagtctcgttgtcgagagcatgcagaaagcaagttcaggcagcgaaaggagggtgtggcaaaccagtctccccacccaccctttccttcaacgactgtctgccccatctgtgacagagactgtaattcccatattggactgttcagtcacctgagaactcactttttgggtGAAAGCAGGTCTTCCACACTTTCGagagtctgcctatgatgatgatggttcatcagtctttcgcAGTATTTTGCCATTGAAGGTTTATTCGTTTGCCTTGTTAGCctgccacaaatgcattacctcacatttctctgattgAACTCCAttcgccactattctgcccaccagcccattgatatcttcctgcagtcgacagctttcttcctcactatcaatcacatggacatattttgtatcatctgcaaacttcataatcatgaCCCCTAACATTGaggtttaaatcattgatatacacaaacacacacaaaagaGACAGAAAGTCCCTTTCTCGATGTAGGGAACCCCAAGgcgtttacagccaacaaagtatttttgaagtgcagtcgctgctgTAATGTGTGGAAATTAATAAATTAACGAGCTGGACACACGGACTAAGAAATAATATACTGTTAATCTCCAGCTGCCAACGTTTCAGCTGCAGGTAACCACTTACCCGGGACACCAACCGCTGCCAGGATTGGGTAGTAAATCTTTTCTATATCATTAATCGCCCAGAGAATCTTGAGATTGATCAGAAAACCAAGAGACATCTTTCCCTTTCGGCATTAATCGATGATTCgatggttggtgttgttgctgcGAGCAATTCTCCGATTGCCACAATGAGAAGATTTCCCTTATTTATAGGAGTGAGAATCTACCCAGTCAGAAAATCATGTCCCCTGCTGCCTGGATGTAAttgcagtcactgaacaaacagatGATGGCAAAAAGTTGAATAACTAGATCCTTAATATCAACAGCAGCGGAATTCCCAATCAGATACAGTTCCAAAGACAAAGGTAAATGCTGCACCTTCATATATTCAGTCAGGTCTCACAATCTTAAAAAGAATTTCCACAGCTGCCTGTTATTACTTAAAGTGCAAGGAGACAATTGGATGCTCCAGTGTCATTGATCGTAAAGCCTGGCAAACGTGTCCTCTTTTCTAGGGGGACAACTGATAAAGAACATTAGCAAAAAACAAACTTATGAATTTGAATAATACTGTTCCCAGTAGTCGGCACATCTTCCAGTCcctgaagaaagaaaaaaagaaagaaagaaagaaagaaacaaataaacaaacaaacaaacaaacaaacaaacaaataaaCAACGAAACAACTGTTACAGTGTGGgcacttcaaatcccctgggaggacggatgcagaaacttcagtgttctcgatcaggccagcatcgaagcactgaccacactggaccagTTCCGTTGAGTGGGTCacgttgtttgcatgcctgacctcagactcccaaagcaagtgctctattccgaAATCCTACATGGCaattgagccccaggtgggcagaggaaatgcttcaaggataccttcaaagcctccttgataaaatgcaacatccccaccgacacctgggagtccctggccaaagaccagcctgaggggaggaagagcatctgggagggtgctgagcacctcgtgtctcgtcaccgagagcatgcagaaaacaagtgcaggcagcagaatgtgcgtgcgacaaaccagactcctcgcccaccctttcctttatccactatctgtcccacctgtgacagagactgtaattcccgtattggactgttcagtcacctaagaactcactcttagggtggaagcaagtcttcctcgatttcgagtgactgcctatgatgatgaagatgacttCTACTATTTAAAATAACATTTACTAACAGGGAGAGCGAATTGAGACCAGCGTATCAAGTGTTTGAACTCCACCATTCCACCGCCACATTTCAGGTAATTAATAATATGAGACAGGTATTATCTCAAGAGGCGTGAATCATTTATAGCCAATTCCTAACTGGTGATATTGCGTGTTCCTGATTccacactctgcctctctctctgtcttctgacCGATTGCGTCGTATTTTACCCACTTCGAAACCTGACCGACCAAAGCTCGCCTTTCCCAATCTGCTCGTGCATGTGTTACTTTGGCTGCAGAGAATCTGTTGTTTGACTAACTTTATAACCACAACTTGACCACTTAACCGAGCACTGAATTATTGCCCAATGAACACAGACAAATGTGAGGTCTTTGGTAACAATAATAAGAAGGTCACATATTATTTAGAAAGTAGGAAGCTAAATTGGGTTGAAGAACAAAGGGATTTCAGAGTGCCAATACcctaatcactaaaagtagcgagacAAGTCAATAAAGCCATAAAAAAtgaaaccaagcactaggatttatttcgagagggatagaaatGAGAAGTAGAGTAGTTACGTGAAACTTCTACTGAACACTTGAAGAACACTGCACAATTCAGGTCACCATGTTATACTAAGGATACCAAGGCACTAGAAAGGGTTCAAAAAGATTTACAAGTATGACACCAGAAATGTGAAGTTGTACGTATCAGGGAAGGATGACCACACTGAGTTTCTTTGCTCTTGAAAGGAGAAAGCTGAGCgctgatctgatagaggtctttaaaatgacgtGAGATTttaacagagtagacacagtgacaGTGTTTAcgcttgtggagaagagcaaaaaACATAcgcaatcaatataagatagtcggcAAGAAATCAAATTGATAATTATAC
This DNA window, taken from Pristiophorus japonicus isolate sPriJap1 chromosome 20, sPriJap1.hap1, whole genome shotgun sequence, encodes the following:
- the LOC139232991 gene encoding probable G-protein coupled receptor 139, which produces MSLGFLINLKILWAINDIEKIYYPILAAVGVPVNMVTIVILSRGKCGLSKCVTRYLVAMAAADLLVVIIDLILRQIPIVYRELFTFVWNFRVCNIHAVLLHAATDCSVWFTVTFTFDRFVAICCQKLKFKYCKEQTAAVVLGTVSVLSILKNIFWYFLYTSQYWLSNNPWFCRVSFSVSRSLVWTVVELMHYVLTPFIPFLLILLFNALTVRHILVSSRARSRLRGRSSGESPSDPEMENRRKSMIVLFVISGNFILLWVVFMVCSVLRRLDYLGYPVSLPTFVTEIGFMLQLLSCCTNTVVYAVTQRKFREELRNGMEYPLAMMVRIIR